Proteins from a single region of Paraflavitalea devenefica:
- a CDS encoding sensor histidine kinase yields MMDFRNIEWRILSRVFLLLVTLTATAFLIVNQLFIYLVIMLPVIVYQVVEFYRFQRKAHDELDQFVESVHYRDFSRYFDVKHAPVELQPLRKGFNEINSTFKVISKEKETQYQYLQKILELIDTGILMYKEDGGEVVWMNESLKKMLQLPYLKTIHSLSKRDGDLYRHVLILKPGDSKIATAHSDKNAFKVLLSATAFQTEGLKYKLIAFQNVNEALDETESKAWQKLLSVMTHEIMNSIAPISSLAATLKLRLQESVGSLDNQGGQLDDLELGIDTIKRRSEGLLKFAETYRNLNKITAPNVKKVYVRDLFENLHQLMEPTLEQKNIEMEIILKDPDLMLEADTSLVEQVLINLVVNAMEAVKDQAEPRIILSSYLASNRKTVIKVADNGIGMPEELIDKIFIPFFSTKKSGSGIGLSLCKQIMMLHRGHIHVQSVEGEGTAFVLQF; encoded by the coding sequence ATGATGGATTTCAGAAATATAGAGTGGCGTATACTGAGCCGGGTATTTTTATTGCTGGTAACATTGACGGCGACTGCTTTCCTGATCGTGAATCAATTGTTCATTTACCTCGTGATCATGCTGCCGGTGATCGTGTACCAGGTGGTAGAGTTCTATCGTTTCCAGCGCAAGGCGCATGATGAACTGGACCAGTTTGTCGAGTCTGTACATTACCGTGATTTTTCCCGCTATTTTGATGTAAAGCACGCGCCGGTGGAATTACAGCCGCTGCGCAAGGGTTTTAATGAGATCAACTCCACGTTTAAGGTGATCAGCAAGGAGAAGGAAACACAGTACCAGTATTTGCAGAAGATACTGGAGCTGATAGATACCGGTATCCTGATGTATAAAGAGGATGGGGGCGAAGTGGTATGGATGAATGAATCGCTGAAGAAGATGCTGCAGTTGCCTTACCTGAAAACGATCCACTCCCTTTCCAAACGGGATGGCGACCTGTACCGCCATGTGCTGATCCTGAAGCCGGGCGACAGCAAGATCGCTACCGCACATTCCGATAAGAATGCCTTTAAAGTATTGCTCTCCGCCACTGCTTTCCAAACGGAAGGGCTTAAGTATAAACTGATCGCTTTCCAGAATGTGAATGAAGCGCTGGATGAAACGGAGTCCAAAGCCTGGCAAAAGCTGCTGAGCGTAATGACGCATGAGATCATGAATTCCATTGCGCCCATTTCGTCCCTGGCTGCCACGTTGAAATTGCGTTTGCAGGAATCGGTGGGTTCGCTGGACAACCAGGGTGGTCAGCTCGACGACCTGGAGCTGGGCATTGATACCATCAAGCGCCGGAGCGAGGGCCTGCTGAAGTTTGCCGAGACTTACCGTAACCTCAATAAGATCACGGCGCCCAATGTGAAGAAGGTGTATGTGCGCGACCTGTTTGAGAACCTGCACCAGTTGATGGAGCCTACGCTGGAGCAGAAGAATATTGAAATGGAGATCATTCTCAAAGATCCCGACCTGATGCTGGAAGCAGATACGAGCCTGGTAGAGCAGGTATTGATCAACCTGGTGGTGAATGCCATGGAAGCGGTGAAAGACCAGGCGGAACCCAGGATCATTTTATCTTCTTACCTGGCTTCCAACCGGAAGACAGTGATCAAGGTAGCGGATAACGGTATTGGCATGCCCGAAGAGTTGATTGATAAGATATTTATTCCTTTCTTCAGTACCAAGAAAAGCGGCAGCGGTATTGGCCTCAGCCTTTGTAAACAGATCATGATGCTGCACCGCGGACATATCCACGTACAATCCGTTGAAGGTGAGGGGACAGCGTTTGTGCTGCAGTTTTAG
- a CDS encoding YybH family protein, with product MKMISYLMIIAFLAGGCAAHKVDDDKKSLEKTTAAIRDAFGRGDVPAIVALHHPDVIKYFGGDNVVKGRVALEKGLTDMFRTSTMEFIENRVESTLFNGETAIETSIFAINIIPKNGGKPTVGRGRSMVVYVRYKDSPTGWVSIREMAQAAP from the coding sequence ATGAAAATGATCAGCTATTTAATGATAATTGCTTTCCTGGCTGGCGGATGTGCTGCTCACAAGGTTGATGATGATAAAAAGTCTTTGGAAAAAACAACGGCAGCTATCCGGGATGCTTTTGGCCGTGGTGATGTGCCGGCCATTGTTGCCTTACACCATCCCGATGTCATAAAATATTTTGGAGGCGATAATGTTGTAAAAGGGCGTGTTGCTTTAGAGAAAGGGTTAACCGACATGTTTCGCACATCTACCATGGAATTTATAGAAAACCGGGTAGAAAGTACGCTGTTTAATGGGGAGACTGCTATTGAAACGAGCATTTTTGCTATTAATATCATACCCAAAAATGGCGGCAAGCCCACAGTGGGCAGGGGCCGTTCTATGGTTGTTTATGTACGTTATAAGGATAGTCCAACAGGTTGGGTATCTATCCGTGAGATGGCACAGGCAGCTCCTTAG
- a CDS encoding fasciclin domain-containing protein, giving the protein MNKFMLRLFLPVLTLLLFAQCRKKAFDEKYDRPDNLQPPFYQQLQSAGRFTSLLKLIDKSGYKPTLEAGGYWTLFAPNDDAFKQFFTDRGIGSANDIDSVTARAMVQYMLIYNAYKEDRLDDYQATVNNTGWTPSIAFRRRTAYYTGFYTDTAKNNKPVVALATNRNNKGGANGNYVTGDDNNKYITYFTNSYFSSFNLSAADYNYFYPNSAYAGFNVGEAKVITKDQVAENGVWHEVDKVITPLMSIDEYIRTKPQYSSFRAILNRLYTNNTISFIYNATASQRYRVLTGKSDSVFVKVYSNLLAYSPNNENFMKEEDNDGQKDCWTLFIPTNAAIDNYVNNVLCEYYASVDQLPLEVITDFLNAHMFPTAVWPSKFNVTKNIFSEPARFDPYADVVEKKILSNGFLYGTSKVEEADVFSTVYGKAFLNPQFTMMTRLLKSAGLNLLVSKSNISVNMLLVPDAVFSTAGYSYNATKSQYEYRATPTSSATTNGVYDKLIRIVKTCVFFAPYKASTDNLSGSGIVKSGDAGNEGDYIKFNNNKLETGGLLDAGITANVDSFKTAANGNVYFINQLPVFSEKGIGFHIKKLGESTSSDYNYFWQYLSNSSYYSATTAEIIGLTGFSTLFIPSNAAIVQAVNDGLLPGTGTAPSKVPTFNPSNEQGKDLVRKFIQYHILYGHTVVPDGKTESPMNYESFLKNALGTSLKFTVTTTPGVLSIKDNYGRTANVITAQSNNLSNRSVIHLLDNYLKYNDN; this is encoded by the coding sequence ATGAATAAGTTCATGTTAAGATTGTTTTTGCCTGTACTCACCCTATTACTGTTTGCTCAATGCCGTAAGAAAGCGTTTGATGAGAAATACGATCGCCCCGACAACCTGCAACCCCCTTTTTACCAACAATTGCAAAGTGCAGGGCGCTTTACCAGTCTCCTTAAGCTGATTGACAAATCAGGCTATAAGCCTACCCTTGAAGCCGGTGGCTACTGGACCCTGTTTGCTCCCAACGATGATGCCTTTAAACAGTTTTTTACAGATAGAGGTATTGGCAGTGCAAACGATATAGACTCTGTCACAGCAAGGGCCATGGTACAGTATATGCTTATTTATAATGCCTATAAAGAAGACAGACTGGATGATTACCAGGCAACAGTCAATAATACCGGCTGGACACCTTCTATCGCTTTCAGAAGACGTACTGCTTACTACACGGGTTTCTATACCGATACAGCCAAGAATAACAAGCCGGTGGTGGCACTGGCCACCAATCGCAATAATAAAGGGGGCGCCAATGGCAACTATGTTACCGGTGATGATAACAATAAATACATTACGTATTTCACGAATTCTTATTTCAGCTCATTTAACCTGAGCGCAGCAGATTACAACTATTTCTATCCGAATTCAGCATACGCCGGTTTTAATGTTGGAGAAGCTAAAGTGATCACGAAAGACCAGGTGGCTGAAAACGGCGTATGGCATGAGGTAGATAAAGTGATCACGCCGCTGATGAGCATTGATGAATATATCCGCACCAAACCCCAGTACAGCAGCTTCAGGGCCATCCTGAACCGCTTATATACCAATAATACGATCAGTTTTATTTATAATGCTACTGCCAGTCAGCGTTACCGGGTGCTTACCGGTAAAAGTGATTCGGTATTTGTAAAGGTCTATTCCAATCTGCTCGCCTATTCTCCCAACAATGAAAATTTCATGAAGGAGGAGGATAACGATGGTCAGAAAGATTGCTGGACCCTGTTCATTCCCACCAATGCAGCAATAGATAACTATGTTAACAATGTGCTCTGTGAGTATTACGCATCTGTTGACCAGTTGCCGCTGGAAGTGATCACCGATTTCCTGAATGCGCATATGTTCCCGACAGCAGTATGGCCCAGCAAGTTCAACGTTACCAAAAATATTTTCAGTGAGCCTGCCCGCTTTGATCCCTACGCGGATGTGGTGGAAAAGAAAATATTGAGCAATGGTTTTCTTTATGGTACTTCTAAAGTAGAGGAAGCGGATGTTTTCAGCACGGTATATGGTAAAGCCTTTCTCAACCCCCAATTTACCATGATGACAAGGTTGCTGAAATCAGCGGGATTGAACCTGCTGGTATCGAAATCAAATATTTCCGTCAACATGTTGCTGGTGCCGGATGCTGTATTCAGTACTGCGGGGTATAGTTACAATGCCACCAAAAGTCAGTATGAATACAGGGCTACGCCCACTTCATCGGCCACCACCAATGGCGTATACGATAAGCTGATCAGGATCGTTAAAACCTGTGTATTCTTTGCTCCTTATAAGGCGTCTACCGATAATCTTTCCGGCAGCGGCATTGTGAAATCGGGTGACGCAGGAAATGAAGGCGACTATATTAAGTTCAATAATAATAAGCTTGAAACAGGCGGTTTACTGGATGCAGGCATTACAGCCAATGTCGACAGCTTTAAAACAGCCGCTAATGGTAACGTATATTTCATTAACCAGCTTCCTGTATTCAGCGAAAAAGGGATAGGCTTCCATATCAAAAAGCTGGGTGAAAGTACTTCCTCTGACTACAATTATTTCTGGCAGTATCTCAGCAATTCATCCTATTACAGTGCTACCACTGCCGAAATAATAGGTTTAACGGGATTCTCTACGCTCTTTATCCCTTCCAATGCAGCCATTGTACAGGCGGTGAATGATGGATTGTTACCGGGAACCGGTACCGCTCCTTCCAAAGTACCCACTTTCAATCCTTCTAATGAGCAGGGTAAAGACCTTGTACGCAAGTTTATACAATACCATATCCTGTATGGCCATACCGTGGTGCCCGATGGAAAAACAGAAAGTCCGATGAATTATGAGTCGTTTCTCAAAAATGCACTGGGTACTTCATTGAAGTTTACGGTTACTACTACACCTGGTGTGCTTTCCATTAAAGATAATTATGGAAGAACCGCCAATGTAATAACAGCGCAGAGCAATAACCTGTCGAACCGGTCAGTCATTCACCTGCTCGACAATTACCTGAAGTATAACGATAACTAA
- a CDS encoding sigma-54-dependent transcriptional regulator: MLLKNASVLIIDDDTDVLTAVRLLLKTEAKEVVTEKNPENLRWLLSKQAFDVILLDMNFTSSINTGNEGLFWLNKVKEFKSEAAVIMITAYGDIDLAVRSLKEGAADFVVKPWHNEKLITTIKEALKRKGNGKMAASPSLSKDSIIGTELLGESEIMQDIFYKVEKIAPTDANILILGENGTGKDLIAKAIHQQSLRTDKAFIKVDVGALTESLFESELFGHKKGAFTDAREDRIGRFEAANNGTLFLDEIGNISLHQQAKLLSVLQNRQVIRLGTNDPIPINIRLICATNVPLAELANESRFRKDLIYRINTVEIMVPPLRKRENDIIILAKHFSRLYSNKYLKPVLEFDSKAMEKLLQYHYPGNIRELQYTIERAVIMADGNVLQATDLIFSPIESSVVVDSEPDELKLSSVEKNTILRVIEKHNGNITKAAKELGLTRTALYRRLSKYDI; the protein is encoded by the coding sequence ATGTTACTTAAAAATGCCAGTGTTTTAATCATCGATGATGATACCGATGTGCTGACGGCCGTGCGTTTATTGCTGAAAACGGAGGCCAAAGAAGTGGTGACCGAGAAAAACCCCGAAAACCTGCGGTGGTTATTATCCAAACAGGCTTTTGATGTGATCCTGCTGGACATGAATTTTACCAGCTCCATTAATACGGGCAATGAAGGGCTTTTCTGGCTGAACAAGGTCAAGGAGTTCAAGTCGGAAGCTGCCGTGATCATGATCACTGCTTATGGCGATATAGACCTGGCCGTACGCTCCCTGAAAGAGGGGGCAGCCGATTTTGTGGTAAAGCCCTGGCACAATGAAAAGCTGATCACCACCATCAAAGAGGCCCTGAAACGGAAAGGCAACGGTAAGATGGCTGCCAGCCCCTCCCTCAGCAAGGATTCCATCATTGGTACCGAACTGCTGGGCGAATCGGAGATCATGCAGGATATTTTTTACAAGGTCGAAAAGATAGCTCCTACCGATGCCAATATCCTCATCCTGGGTGAGAATGGTACCGGTAAGGACCTTATCGCAAAAGCCATCCACCAGCAATCCCTGCGCACCGATAAAGCGTTTATTAAGGTAGATGTGGGCGCCCTGACGGAAAGTCTTTTTGAAAGTGAGCTGTTTGGCCACAAGAAAGGGGCTTTTACCGATGCACGGGAAGACCGTATAGGCCGCTTTGAAGCCGCCAATAACGGCACCCTGTTCCTGGATGAGATCGGCAATATTTCCCTGCACCAGCAGGCCAAATTGCTGAGCGTATTGCAGAACCGGCAGGTGATCAGGCTGGGTACCAATGATCCCATCCCCATTAATATCCGGCTGATCTGCGCTACGAATGTGCCGCTGGCCGAACTGGCCAATGAAAGCCGTTTCCGGAAAGACCTGATTTACCGGATCAATACGGTAGAGATCATGGTGCCGCCGCTGCGCAAGCGCGAGAACGATATTATTATATTGGCCAAACATTTCAGCCGCCTGTACAGTAATAAGTACCTGAAGCCGGTACTGGAGTTTGACAGTAAGGCGATGGAGAAGCTGCTGCAATACCATTATCCCGGCAATATCCGTGAGCTGCAATACACCATCGAAAGGGCGGTGATCATGGCCGATGGCAATGTGCTGCAGGCTACCGACCTGATCTTTTCGCCCATTGAAAGTTCGGTGGTGGTAGATTCGGAACCCGATGAACTGAAGCTGAGCTCCGTGGAAAAGAATACGATCCTGCGGGTGATTGAAAAACACAATGGCAATATTACCAAAGCGGCGAAGGAACTGGGACTGACGCGGACAGCTTTGTACAGAAGGCTTAGCAAGTACGATATTTAG